Proteins encoded in a region of the Ziziphus jujuba cultivar Dongzao chromosome 3, ASM3175591v1 genome:
- the LOC125423176 gene encoding uncharacterized protein LOC125423176 produces the protein MAMEIHHEKHLCSCEIQAKEQVANKVNGVRVLGNQLLVEFEYEAEHQYFNTSSKTLHSTLLYKTQENNGKATFRCDINRLKDSTFIQKVISAKLSSLKIHSQFHREVAKKIIKYARKSIHRSFYDNDRSFFTLFAKVTRTHNMYHCERCLELQAMENLMVELQRRNCGMVPATKSSVEKLLKRVKVVAVEEEDEEEEEYSRKRKMRRCVGENKTCTICLEEFGAGDGDENMSHASCMPCLHVFHEDCIQSWLDNSHYYPVCRFEMPTDSNT, from the coding sequence ATGGCTATGGAGATTCATCATGAAAAACATCTGTGCTCTTGTGAGATTCAGGCAAAGGAACAAGTAGCAAACAAGGTTAATGGGGTTCGAGTTTTAGGGAATCAACTTTTGGTGGAGTTTGAGTACGAAGCGGAGCACCAGTATTTCAATACCTCATCGAAAACTTTACATTCAACTCTTCTATACAAAACTCAAGAAAACAATGGCAAAGCAACATTCCGTTGCGATATCAACAGGTTGAAGGATTCCACTTTCATTCAGAAAGTTATTTCTGCAAAGCTTTCCTCCTTAAAAATCCACTCACAATTCCATCGAGAAGTCGCAAAGAAGATCATCAAATATGCTAGGAAAAGCATTCACCGTTCCTTCTATGACAATGATCGCTCTTTCTTTACCTTGTTTGCCAAGGTAACAAGAACCCATAATATGTACCATTGTGAAAGGTGTTTGGAGTTGCAGGCTATGGAGAATTTAATGGTGGAGCTGCAAAGGAGGAATTGTGGAATGGTACCGGCCACAAAATCATCGGTTGAGAAGCTGTTAAAAAGGGTTAAAGTTGTGGCAGTAGAGGAAGAggatgaggaagaagaggagtACAGTCGAAAGAGGAAGATGAGAAGATGTGTTGGTGAAAACAAGACATGCACAATATGTCTTGAAGAGTTTGGTGCTGGTGATGGAGATGAAAatatgtcacatgcttcatgcATGCCATGTTTGCATGTGTTTCATGAAGACTGTATACAAAGTTGGTTGGACAACAGTCATTACTATCCAGTTTGCCGATTTGAGATGCCCACTGATTCAAATACATAA